Below is a window of Leucobacter chromiiresistens DNA.
CGGCTACTACGTCCTCCTCATCCTCTTCTGCGTCATCTGCGTCTGGCTCGCCGATTGGCAGTTCGACCGGCGAGCCGAGGCCCGAGCGGAGATCGCCCGCATCGACCAGAACTACGACGCCCCGGCCATCGCGCTCGAGGAAGCCGTGCCCGACCCAGCGAGCTTCGACGAAGACACACTGAAATGGCAGACCGCCACCTTGCAGGGCGAGTACTTCGGCGCGCCTTTCCTCGCCCGCAACCGTCCAGGCCCCGAGGGGGTCGGTTCCCACCTTCTCCAAGCGCTGCGCACCGGTCAGGGGCTTGTCTTCATCGTCGATCGCGGCTGGGTACCGGTGGACGGCAACGAGGCCAATACGGACACGGACTGGCTCGATCGCGTCCCGCTGGCCCCCACCGGGCCGGTCGGGGTCGATGTCCGGCTCCGTGCGAGCGAACCGCAGGTCGCCGGGCGCCTCTCCCAGGGCAGCACGGTCGCCAGCATCAATCTGCCCGAGCTCGCCCGAGTGGGCGGCTTCGACGAGGCCTACACCGGGGCGTATGGCATGCTCATCCGCGAAACCCCCGACGCCGCAACCGGGGTGCTACCCGAGCCGCCCGAACGCGACGAAGGCCCCCACCTCTCCTACGCGCTGCAGTGGTATGTGTTCATCCTCATCGCCGCCTTCGGTGTCGTCTACGCCGCCCGGCAGGAACATCGCGGATTGAACGCGGGCAGCGAAGCCGTCCTGCGGCAGCAGCGACGAGTCGCCGCACGCAAGGCTCAGCGCGGCACCACCGACGCCGAAGAGGAAGACGCCTTTCTTGATCAATAGTGGTCGCGATCGGTCGCATACGCCGGAACATTGTCCCATTCCGGCCATCGAAAGGAGCAGGCGTGGAGATCGCCGTCTGGATCACGCAGCTGCTCATCATGTCCGCCCTGATCGCCGTCATCGGCGTCGCCGGCGTACCCCCGTGCGACGGGCGCGAGGACCCGACCGTGCGCGAGGAGTTCGACGACTTCGTCTACCGCTCGCGCAGACTCGGCTCACGCCTCAAGCGCCGATGGCGGCAGCGCGGCAAGCGGGAGAAACGGCCACCGCGCCGCTGACGAGAGCCTGTTCGCGACAGTGAGCCGCCCCAGTCTCGTGCTTCGGCTCCTGGGGTGGCCAGTCGCTCGACGACATCCGCGCATCCCCACTGGCGAATGGCCGCCTGCCGCTTACCCCCAGATCACCATCATGCGGTAGACCATGACGGCGACGGCGAAGTTCACGACGACGAGCACGAGGTTCGCGGTGTGTTTGCGGTCGACGAGCGCCCAGAACGCCGCCCCGAACGGGATGAGCAACGCAACGATGAGATACATCCAGAACTCGAGCGGATCACCCTCGGCGGGATGGCCCGCGCCCGGCTGCACGATACCGACGACGAGCTGCGCGATGAGCAGTACCCCGACGAGCAGGGTCGCCCCGAGCGTGTAGTCGTTCGGCCCGCGCTTGCGGGCGTACTCGACGATGCACACGAGCATCGCGAGCAGGGCGACGACGATCTGGGCGATGCCGAACCAGACGATCATGCGGCGGCAAGGGCGGGGTCGACGGTCACGGCTCAAGACTATTCTGGCGCTGCTGCGCATTTGCCCCAGAGGAGGCTGGCGGCCCGCCGAGCCGGG
It encodes the following:
- a CDS encoding SURF1 family protein, with product MTTPTPTTEQRPAPAGFERPHDSLQPHPGWSFLRSRRWFGYYVLLILFCVICVWLADWQFDRRAEARAEIARIDQNYDAPAIALEEAVPDPASFDEDTLKWQTATLQGEYFGAPFLARNRPGPEGVGSHLLQALRTGQGLVFIVDRGWVPVDGNEANTDTDWLDRVPLAPTGPVGVDVRLRASEPQVAGRLSQGSTVASINLPELARVGGFDEAYTGAYGMLIRETPDAATGVLPEPPERDEGPHLSYALQWYVFILIAAFGVVYAARQEHRGLNAGSEAVLRQQRRVAARKAQRGTTDAEEEDAFLDQ